One genomic window of Anoplolepis gracilipes chromosome 5, ASM4749672v1, whole genome shotgun sequence includes the following:
- the LOC140666070 gene encoding uncharacterized protein isoform X3: MRRTRHVVLPVRSWQYIGLLIVSLACLTLGLVSRDREGHSGSLAGPELTHQAPHEVDACPNLNPLVKLPAHLITKPEEAPKPINDHEIKVSKSPISQRFVLSRSLSLDRLSTIGARKIEERSKNLRMMERLSRSRTRVSDESNRLRESRFRTIKESRNARNSFDPARLSRSQDLSNRATDRRSIARDFERRVADRTNSRSRSTERRELNEIAHRQNRVDRSAGRRNSLESRTNDRRSLSMERRGPSEINRQEYSRDILAGRRDFRDLTRTRVDHRSEIRERRLQSIERRDSERLNRRENRRILLKTRSENVAREDIDRNNNLNRRNREQFLENRRALVDRVANQERRSRVSIVARNSRGDLVRSNDRRLQSRSMERVNDFDRETLRRVRSIESNIERSNERRLSSERRSLARSVEINRIEHRRVENRLTGPRSLDRTMPRVSEDVRRERINRSQRIVSQRDSRGNAARENSRTIPARSLYGFGDISSRERRERQIRSSRSVDRRELAKIKESRDRKSHDSSTVQRDLTLERRERTNRVYRSREERRIVPQQSREQIEQRVSRRASERRVLERRDSRRSTDNERRIDENARSREASRMTDRRLERNSELRMSHGRILEKRSTVNSRKSFERRIDDSSISLERYRTQNRRVERNSELRNTIPMRVMDRRVNRAATYERRVLHSLEKRSDARRGQQARSLEERRLARSVENRLAESPEKDSIRQLRQRSSNLNVKDSSRLASLRRDIRASHNVPQQNREQRTLFAERTISSIRRIASNNRLSTKWERNSQDASIEKIGIAKIIPKSMDYEFFKYPTTYDFMRQAFVVALCTVYGLSLYNGKKTFIGSNMAQQMQRFILW, translated from the exons ATGCGACGTACACGTCACGTAGTGTTGCCCGTACGATCTTGGCAATACATTGGACTCTTAATAGTATCGCTCGCATGTCTGACGCTGGGACTAGTGTCTAGGGATAGGGAAGGACATTCCGGTAGTCTCGCAGGACCTGAACTCACGCATCAAGCTCCCCATGA GGTGGACGCCTGCCCAAACTTGAATCCTCTCGTCAAATTGCCTGCACATCTGATTACCAAGCCGGAAGAAGCTCCCAAGCCTATTAATGATCATGAAATAAAAGTATCCAAATCACCTATATCTCAAAGATTCGTGCTTTCTCGATCGTTGAGTCTCGATCGCTTGTCTACGATCGGTGCGCGAAAGATTGAAGAAcgctcgaaaaatttaagaatgatGGAGAGGCTCTCAAGATCCAGGACTCGCGTATCTGACGAATCCAACCGACTTCGAGAATCTCGATTTAGGACAATCAAGGAATCCCGCAACGCCAGGAACTCGTTCGATCCCGCTCGGCTCTCTCGGTCGCAGGATTTATCCAACCGAGCGACCGATCGCCGTTCTATCGCGCGAGATTTCGAACGTCGTGTGGCCGATCGTACGAATTCCCGATCGCGATCTACAGAAAGACGCGAGCTCAACGAAATCGCGCATCGGCAAAATCGCGTCGATCGATCAGCTGGCCGACGAAATTCTCTTGAGTCTCGTACGAACGATCGAAGATCACTCTCGATGGAACGACGAGGCCCGAGTGAAATCAATCGGCAAGAATATTCGCGTGATATTCTAGCTGGTCGTCGCGATTTCCGAGATCTGACGCGAACTCGCGTGGATCACCGATCTGAGATACGCGAGCGTAGGTTGCAATCTATCGAACGTCGAGACTCGGAACGATTGAATCGTCGCGAGAATCGCAGAATTCTCCTGAAGACTCGTTCGGAAAATGTCGCACGAGAAGACATCGATCGTAACAACAATCTGAATCGTCGTAATCGGGAACAATTCCTTGAAAACCGTCGCGCTCTTGTCGATCGCGTTGCTAATCAAGAACGTAGATCACGTGTTTCGATTGTCGCCAGGAATTCTCGTGGAGATCTTGTTAGATCCAACGATCGTCGATTGCAGTCGCGATCGATGGAACGTGTCAACGATTTTGACCGCGAGACACTTAGACGAGTCAGATCGATTGAATCAAATATTGAACGATCTAACGAACGCAGATTGTCCTCCGAACGTAGGTCTTTGGCTCGATCTGTGGAAATAAATCGCATCGAGCACCGAAGGGTTGAGAATCGTCTTACTGGTCCAAGATCTCTCGATCGTACGATGCCGCGAGTTTCCGAGGACGTACGTCGAGAAAGAATAAATCGTTCGCAGAGGATCGTAAGCCAACGTGATTCGCGCGGAAACGCTGCAAGAGAGAATTCCAGGACTATTCCAGCACGTTCACTTTACGGTTTCGGAGACATTTCCAGTCGGGAACGAAGAGAGAGACAAATTCGATCTTCCCGTTCGGTCGATCGTCGTGAACTTGCGAAAATCAAAGAGTCCAGAGATCGCAAATCGCACGATTCCTCAACAGTGCAACGAGATTTGACTCTGGAACGACGAGAAAGGACGAACCGCGTATATCGATCTCGCGAGGAACGAAGGATTGTCCCGCAACAATCTCGCGAACAAATTGAACAACGAGTGTCTAGGAGAGCTTCGGAAAGACGAGTCTTAGAGCGACGCGATTCACGAAGATCGACTGACAATGAGCGAAGAATCGACGAAAACGCGAGATCGCGCGAAGCGTCCAGGATGACAGATCGACGTCTAGAACGAAATTCGGAATTGCGAATGTCTCATGGAAGAATTCTAGAAAAACGATCTACTGTCAACTCACGAAAATCGTTCGAGCGAAGGATCGACGACAGCTCGATATCACTCGAAAGATACAGGACGCAAAATCGACGCGTGGAGCGTAACTCCGAACTGCGCAATACAATCCCCATGCGAGTGATGGATCGTAGAGTTAATAGAGCAGCAACTTACGAAAGGAGAGTCCTTCATTCGTTGGAAAAGAGATCAGATGCGCGACGAGGTCAACAGGCCAGAAGTCTGGAGGAGCGCCGACTAGCTCGATCAGTCGAGAATCGACTTGCCGAGTCTCCTGAAAAAGATTCTATTAGACAATTGCGTCAGAGATCATCGAATCTGAATGTCAAGGATTCATCTCGACTCGCTTCTCTTCGTCGAGACATCAGAGCTTCTCATAATGTTCCTCAACAAAATCGCGAACAGCGAACATTGTTTGCTGAGAGAACGATTTCTTCTATACGAAGGATCGCATCTAATAATCGATTGTCTACAAAATGGGAACGAAATTCGCAGGACGCAAGTATCGAGAAAATTGGAATTGCAAAAATCATTCCCAAGTCAATGGACTACGAATTTTTCAAGTATCCTACAACATATGACTTTATGAGACAAGCTTTCGTCGTGGCACTTTGTACTGTTTACGGACTTTCTCTCTATAACggcaaaaaaacttttattgg TAGTAATATGGCACAGCAAATGCAACGTTTCATACTCtggtga
- the LOC140666070 gene encoding uncharacterized protein isoform X2 — protein MRRTRHVVLPVRSWQYIGLLIVSLACLTLGLVSRDREGHSGSLAGPELTHQAPHESIISRVDACPNLNPLVKLPAHLITKPEEAPKPINDHEIKVSKSPISQRFVLSRSLSLDRLSTIGARKIEERSKNLRMMERLSRSRTRVSDESNRLRESRFRTIKESRNARNSFDPARLSRSQDLSNRATDRRSIARDFERRVADRTNSRSRSTERRELNEIAHRQNRVDRSAGRRNSLESRTNDRRSLSMERRGPSEINRQEYSRDILAGRRDFRDLTRTRVDHRSEIRERRLQSIERRDSERLNRRENRRILLKTRSENVAREDIDRNNNLNRRNREQFLENRRALVDRVANQERRSRVSIVARNSRGDLVRSNDRRLQSRSMERVNDFDRETLRRVRSIESNIERSNERRLSSERRSLARSVEINRIEHRRVENRLTGPRSLDRTMPRVSEDVRRERINRSQRIVSQRDSRGNAARENSRTIPARSLYGFGDISSRERRERQIRSSRSVDRRELAKIKESRDRKSHDSSTVQRDLTLERRERTNRVYRSREERRIVPQQSREQIEQRVSRRASERRVLERRDSRRSTDNERRIDENARSREASRMTDRRLERNSELRMSHGRILEKRSTVNSRKSFERRIDDSSISLERYRTQNRRVERNSELRNTIPMRVMDRRVNRAATYERRVLHSLEKRSDARRGQQARSLEERRLARSVENRLAESPEKDSIRQLRQRSSNLNVKDSSRLASLRRDIRASHNVPQQNREQRTLFAERTISSIRRIASNNRLSTKWERNSQDASIEKIGIAKIIPKSMDYEFFKYPTTYDFMRQAFVVALCTVYGLSLYNGKKTFIGNMAQQMQRFILW, from the exons ATGCGACGTACACGTCACGTAGTGTTGCCCGTACGATCTTGGCAATACATTGGACTCTTAATAGTATCGCTCGCATGTCTGACGCTGGGACTAGTGTCTAGGGATAGGGAAGGACATTCCGGTAGTCTCGCAGGACCTGAACTCACGCATCAAGCTCCCCATGA aagCATAATTTCCAGGGTGGACGCCTGCCCAAACTTGAATCCTCTCGTCAAATTGCCTGCACATCTGATTACCAAGCCGGAAGAAGCTCCCAAGCCTATTAATGATCATGAAATAAAAGTATCCAAATCACCTATATCTCAAAGATTCGTGCTTTCTCGATCGTTGAGTCTCGATCGCTTGTCTACGATCGGTGCGCGAAAGATTGAAGAAcgctcgaaaaatttaagaatgatGGAGAGGCTCTCAAGATCCAGGACTCGCGTATCTGACGAATCCAACCGACTTCGAGAATCTCGATTTAGGACAATCAAGGAATCCCGCAACGCCAGGAACTCGTTCGATCCCGCTCGGCTCTCTCGGTCGCAGGATTTATCCAACCGAGCGACCGATCGCCGTTCTATCGCGCGAGATTTCGAACGTCGTGTGGCCGATCGTACGAATTCCCGATCGCGATCTACAGAAAGACGCGAGCTCAACGAAATCGCGCATCGGCAAAATCGCGTCGATCGATCAGCTGGCCGACGAAATTCTCTTGAGTCTCGTACGAACGATCGAAGATCACTCTCGATGGAACGACGAGGCCCGAGTGAAATCAATCGGCAAGAATATTCGCGTGATATTCTAGCTGGTCGTCGCGATTTCCGAGATCTGACGCGAACTCGCGTGGATCACCGATCTGAGATACGCGAGCGTAGGTTGCAATCTATCGAACGTCGAGACTCGGAACGATTGAATCGTCGCGAGAATCGCAGAATTCTCCTGAAGACTCGTTCGGAAAATGTCGCACGAGAAGACATCGATCGTAACAACAATCTGAATCGTCGTAATCGGGAACAATTCCTTGAAAACCGTCGCGCTCTTGTCGATCGCGTTGCTAATCAAGAACGTAGATCACGTGTTTCGATTGTCGCCAGGAATTCTCGTGGAGATCTTGTTAGATCCAACGATCGTCGATTGCAGTCGCGATCGATGGAACGTGTCAACGATTTTGACCGCGAGACACTTAGACGAGTCAGATCGATTGAATCAAATATTGAACGATCTAACGAACGCAGATTGTCCTCCGAACGTAGGTCTTTGGCTCGATCTGTGGAAATAAATCGCATCGAGCACCGAAGGGTTGAGAATCGTCTTACTGGTCCAAGATCTCTCGATCGTACGATGCCGCGAGTTTCCGAGGACGTACGTCGAGAAAGAATAAATCGTTCGCAGAGGATCGTAAGCCAACGTGATTCGCGCGGAAACGCTGCAAGAGAGAATTCCAGGACTATTCCAGCACGTTCACTTTACGGTTTCGGAGACATTTCCAGTCGGGAACGAAGAGAGAGACAAATTCGATCTTCCCGTTCGGTCGATCGTCGTGAACTTGCGAAAATCAAAGAGTCCAGAGATCGCAAATCGCACGATTCCTCAACAGTGCAACGAGATTTGACTCTGGAACGACGAGAAAGGACGAACCGCGTATATCGATCTCGCGAGGAACGAAGGATTGTCCCGCAACAATCTCGCGAACAAATTGAACAACGAGTGTCTAGGAGAGCTTCGGAAAGACGAGTCTTAGAGCGACGCGATTCACGAAGATCGACTGACAATGAGCGAAGAATCGACGAAAACGCGAGATCGCGCGAAGCGTCCAGGATGACAGATCGACGTCTAGAACGAAATTCGGAATTGCGAATGTCTCATGGAAGAATTCTAGAAAAACGATCTACTGTCAACTCACGAAAATCGTTCGAGCGAAGGATCGACGACAGCTCGATATCACTCGAAAGATACAGGACGCAAAATCGACGCGTGGAGCGTAACTCCGAACTGCGCAATACAATCCCCATGCGAGTGATGGATCGTAGAGTTAATAGAGCAGCAACTTACGAAAGGAGAGTCCTTCATTCGTTGGAAAAGAGATCAGATGCGCGACGAGGTCAACAGGCCAGAAGTCTGGAGGAGCGCCGACTAGCTCGATCAGTCGAGAATCGACTTGCCGAGTCTCCTGAAAAAGATTCTATTAGACAATTGCGTCAGAGATCATCGAATCTGAATGTCAAGGATTCATCTCGACTCGCTTCTCTTCGTCGAGACATCAGAGCTTCTCATAATGTTCCTCAACAAAATCGCGAACAGCGAACATTGTTTGCTGAGAGAACGATTTCTTCTATACGAAGGATCGCATCTAATAATCGATTGTCTACAAAATGGGAACGAAATTCGCAGGACGCAAGTATCGAGAAAATTGGAATTGCAAAAATCATTCCCAAGTCAATGGACTACGAATTTTTCAAGTATCCTACAACATATGACTTTATGAGACAAGCTTTCGTCGTGGCACTTTGTACTGTTTACGGACTTTCTCTCTATAACggcaaaaaaacttttattgg TAATATGGCACAGCAAATGCAACGTTTCATACTCtggtga
- the LOC140666070 gene encoding uncharacterized protein isoform X1: protein MRRTRHVVLPVRSWQYIGLLIVSLACLTLGLVSRDREGHSGSLAGPELTHQAPHESIISRVDACPNLNPLVKLPAHLITKPEEAPKPINDHEIKVSKSPISQRFVLSRSLSLDRLSTIGARKIEERSKNLRMMERLSRSRTRVSDESNRLRESRFRTIKESRNARNSFDPARLSRSQDLSNRATDRRSIARDFERRVADRTNSRSRSTERRELNEIAHRQNRVDRSAGRRNSLESRTNDRRSLSMERRGPSEINRQEYSRDILAGRRDFRDLTRTRVDHRSEIRERRLQSIERRDSERLNRRENRRILLKTRSENVAREDIDRNNNLNRRNREQFLENRRALVDRVANQERRSRVSIVARNSRGDLVRSNDRRLQSRSMERVNDFDRETLRRVRSIESNIERSNERRLSSERRSLARSVEINRIEHRRVENRLTGPRSLDRTMPRVSEDVRRERINRSQRIVSQRDSRGNAARENSRTIPARSLYGFGDISSRERRERQIRSSRSVDRRELAKIKESRDRKSHDSSTVQRDLTLERRERTNRVYRSREERRIVPQQSREQIEQRVSRRASERRVLERRDSRRSTDNERRIDENARSREASRMTDRRLERNSELRMSHGRILEKRSTVNSRKSFERRIDDSSISLERYRTQNRRVERNSELRNTIPMRVMDRRVNRAATYERRVLHSLEKRSDARRGQQARSLEERRLARSVENRLAESPEKDSIRQLRQRSSNLNVKDSSRLASLRRDIRASHNVPQQNREQRTLFAERTISSIRRIASNNRLSTKWERNSQDASIEKIGIAKIIPKSMDYEFFKYPTTYDFMRQAFVVALCTVYGLSLYNGKKTFIGSNMAQQMQRFILW from the exons ATGCGACGTACACGTCACGTAGTGTTGCCCGTACGATCTTGGCAATACATTGGACTCTTAATAGTATCGCTCGCATGTCTGACGCTGGGACTAGTGTCTAGGGATAGGGAAGGACATTCCGGTAGTCTCGCAGGACCTGAACTCACGCATCAAGCTCCCCATGA aagCATAATTTCCAGGGTGGACGCCTGCCCAAACTTGAATCCTCTCGTCAAATTGCCTGCACATCTGATTACCAAGCCGGAAGAAGCTCCCAAGCCTATTAATGATCATGAAATAAAAGTATCCAAATCACCTATATCTCAAAGATTCGTGCTTTCTCGATCGTTGAGTCTCGATCGCTTGTCTACGATCGGTGCGCGAAAGATTGAAGAAcgctcgaaaaatttaagaatgatGGAGAGGCTCTCAAGATCCAGGACTCGCGTATCTGACGAATCCAACCGACTTCGAGAATCTCGATTTAGGACAATCAAGGAATCCCGCAACGCCAGGAACTCGTTCGATCCCGCTCGGCTCTCTCGGTCGCAGGATTTATCCAACCGAGCGACCGATCGCCGTTCTATCGCGCGAGATTTCGAACGTCGTGTGGCCGATCGTACGAATTCCCGATCGCGATCTACAGAAAGACGCGAGCTCAACGAAATCGCGCATCGGCAAAATCGCGTCGATCGATCAGCTGGCCGACGAAATTCTCTTGAGTCTCGTACGAACGATCGAAGATCACTCTCGATGGAACGACGAGGCCCGAGTGAAATCAATCGGCAAGAATATTCGCGTGATATTCTAGCTGGTCGTCGCGATTTCCGAGATCTGACGCGAACTCGCGTGGATCACCGATCTGAGATACGCGAGCGTAGGTTGCAATCTATCGAACGTCGAGACTCGGAACGATTGAATCGTCGCGAGAATCGCAGAATTCTCCTGAAGACTCGTTCGGAAAATGTCGCACGAGAAGACATCGATCGTAACAACAATCTGAATCGTCGTAATCGGGAACAATTCCTTGAAAACCGTCGCGCTCTTGTCGATCGCGTTGCTAATCAAGAACGTAGATCACGTGTTTCGATTGTCGCCAGGAATTCTCGTGGAGATCTTGTTAGATCCAACGATCGTCGATTGCAGTCGCGATCGATGGAACGTGTCAACGATTTTGACCGCGAGACACTTAGACGAGTCAGATCGATTGAATCAAATATTGAACGATCTAACGAACGCAGATTGTCCTCCGAACGTAGGTCTTTGGCTCGATCTGTGGAAATAAATCGCATCGAGCACCGAAGGGTTGAGAATCGTCTTACTGGTCCAAGATCTCTCGATCGTACGATGCCGCGAGTTTCCGAGGACGTACGTCGAGAAAGAATAAATCGTTCGCAGAGGATCGTAAGCCAACGTGATTCGCGCGGAAACGCTGCAAGAGAGAATTCCAGGACTATTCCAGCACGTTCACTTTACGGTTTCGGAGACATTTCCAGTCGGGAACGAAGAGAGAGACAAATTCGATCTTCCCGTTCGGTCGATCGTCGTGAACTTGCGAAAATCAAAGAGTCCAGAGATCGCAAATCGCACGATTCCTCAACAGTGCAACGAGATTTGACTCTGGAACGACGAGAAAGGACGAACCGCGTATATCGATCTCGCGAGGAACGAAGGATTGTCCCGCAACAATCTCGCGAACAAATTGAACAACGAGTGTCTAGGAGAGCTTCGGAAAGACGAGTCTTAGAGCGACGCGATTCACGAAGATCGACTGACAATGAGCGAAGAATCGACGAAAACGCGAGATCGCGCGAAGCGTCCAGGATGACAGATCGACGTCTAGAACGAAATTCGGAATTGCGAATGTCTCATGGAAGAATTCTAGAAAAACGATCTACTGTCAACTCACGAAAATCGTTCGAGCGAAGGATCGACGACAGCTCGATATCACTCGAAAGATACAGGACGCAAAATCGACGCGTGGAGCGTAACTCCGAACTGCGCAATACAATCCCCATGCGAGTGATGGATCGTAGAGTTAATAGAGCAGCAACTTACGAAAGGAGAGTCCTTCATTCGTTGGAAAAGAGATCAGATGCGCGACGAGGTCAACAGGCCAGAAGTCTGGAGGAGCGCCGACTAGCTCGATCAGTCGAGAATCGACTTGCCGAGTCTCCTGAAAAAGATTCTATTAGACAATTGCGTCAGAGATCATCGAATCTGAATGTCAAGGATTCATCTCGACTCGCTTCTCTTCGTCGAGACATCAGAGCTTCTCATAATGTTCCTCAACAAAATCGCGAACAGCGAACATTGTTTGCTGAGAGAACGATTTCTTCTATACGAAGGATCGCATCTAATAATCGATTGTCTACAAAATGGGAACGAAATTCGCAGGACGCAAGTATCGAGAAAATTGGAATTGCAAAAATCATTCCCAAGTCAATGGACTACGAATTTTTCAAGTATCCTACAACATATGACTTTATGAGACAAGCTTTCGTCGTGGCACTTTGTACTGTTTACGGACTTTCTCTCTATAACggcaaaaaaacttttattgg TAGTAATATGGCACAGCAAATGCAACGTTTCATACTCtggtga
- the LOC140665960 gene encoding MOXD1 homolog 1-like translates to MLLLRVIIMLIACWIVKCDLLDLYVQHMDETMKTKLYSSKRHPGSRRIKRSTEDEEPLLRIGHFKKQRLDVDEEWLKQWKAKKRIISYQNDALDYLNKREENPDPDQHEILSNATQDSKHSEETTMISEAENSHTLIDIETAKSTSNSIVKDEIESNTSHYITIEEQKEALKNVLPVVLENQTDVEELVIEPLESSKEIPVEEWNDSEETENEEISQFEIISENEQINPMFDDPSFKRMPKLWENRIPKKYFPSVEKSAKNHIKDKMITRSRRSAKKSGVNRGIFKKVQKFTRYEKLDEDGDVILEWDPSDDEEVTFRVTAKTLGYVGIGFNEKSHMMGADILLAWVDDHTGVVNLLDSHGIEMKAAPVVDTSQDVRIIGGSQNETHTTVIFARKWQTCDPQDRQLTEDTVRVLWALHPTDPELNTAIWHENRRGGKPLRLKTAAAHSPPRETQNIRHWDIKLNQFEVDDTDTIYWCKIFKASSLREKHHMIGYTPLVEKSNEDLVHHVILYECASTSPILGEHARIAGTRCYSPTMPRAWETCLQPVLAWARGSKGEWLPEHVGIPVAEHGESSYYMLEVHYNNPSMKRVIDSSGVRLYLTPKLRPQEAGILVAGVAVSPLHLVPPKQKEYATAGYCTPHCTNMMFPEDGINIISVVLHSHLAGRRLSLKHIRRGKELPRIVQDNHFDFDYQQSHTLEKEVKVLPGDELVAECVYGTLNRTKPTLGGYAATQEMCLAFVVHYPRTPLAGCYSVTPVRDLFKTLGVQSFRGVTMDYLEKLFLMNGTDLILPSANQQQLSAYPAARPTDEIDKTFIKEAESALRAMKDYTEESDEDNVFSRLIIEEPEEFRGRTMAEHMLALPWTEELLARSIENNLYHGRHMTFCRKRDDQLALPADIQIFPNYTALPEMNDTTCNEFKNTSGSSGISHTSVINLVTIIIVSIVML, encoded by the exons ATGTTGCTACTCAGGGTGATCATAATGTTGATCGCGTGCTGGATCGTCAAGTGCGATCTACTGGATCTTTACGTCCAGCACATGGACGAGACCATGAAGACAAAGTTATACAGTAGCAAACGGCATCCCGGTTCCAGAAGGATAAAAAGGAGCACCGAGGATGAGGAACCGCTGCTCAGGATCGGTCATTTCAAGAAGCAACGATTGGACGTCGATGAGGAGTGGTTGAAGCAATGGAAAGCTAAGAAGCGAATCATCTCTTATCAAAACGACGCTTTGGACTATCTGAATAAACGAGAAGAGAATCCTGATCCTGATCAACACGAAATTCTCTCGAATGCGACGCAGGATTCGAAACATTCTGAGGAAACGACGATGATTTCCGAAGCAGAAAATTCGCATACGCTAATCGATATCGAAACTGCGAAATCAACATCTAATAGTATCGTTAAAGACGAAATAGAATCGAATACTTCGCATTATATAACAATCGAAGAACAAAAAGAAGCATTGAAGAACGTACTTCCGGTTGTTCTGGAGAATCAAACTGATGTCGAAGAACTCGTCATCGAACCTTTAGAATCTTCAAAAGAGATTCCAGTAGAAGAATGGAACGATTCTGAAGAGACAGAGAACGAGGAGATTTCGCAGTTCGAAATCATCAGCGAGAACGAGCAAATCAATCCGATGTTCGATGATCCGAGTTTCAAAAGAATGCCGAAGCTATGGGAAAACCGGATACCGAAGAAGTATTTCCCTTCTGTAGAAAAATCAGCCAAGAATCACATCAAGGACAAGATGATAACGAGATCCAGAAGAAGCGCGAAAAAAAGTGGCGTTAATCGAGGAATATTTAAGAAAGTGCAAAAGTTCACTAGATACGAGAAACTCGACGAGGATGGTGACGTGATCCTTGAGTGGGATCCTTCGGATGACGAGGAAGTGACATTCAGGGTGACCGCCAAGACTCTCGGCTACGTTGGCATCGGCTTCAACGAAAAGAGCCACATGATGGGCGCCGATATCTTACTCGCCTGGGTGGACGATCACACTGGTGTTGTCAATCTACTG GACTCGCATGGTATCGAGATGAAGGCTGCACCAGTTGTTGACACGTCTCAGGATGTTCGAATAATCGGTGGTTCGCAAAACGAGACGCACACCACGGTGATATTTGCTAGGAAGTGGCAGACATGCGACCCTCAGGATCGTCAGCTCACA GAGGACACTGTCAGAGTGCTGTGGGCTCTACATCCGACCGATCCAGAATTAAACACGGCGATATGGCACGAGAATAGACGAGGCGGAAAGCCCCTAAGGTTGAAGACAGCTGCGGCACATTCGCCACCGCGAGAAACTCAAAATATACGACACTGGGACATAAAACTTAACCAG TTTGAGGTAGACGACACGGACACCATTTACTGGTGCAAGATCTTCAAGGCTTCCTCGCTGAGAGAGAAACACCACATGATAGGG TACACACCACTTGTGGAGAAGTCCAACGAGGATCTGGTCCATCACGTGATCTTGTACGAGTGCGCATCGACGTCGCCGATCCTTGGCGAACATGCCAGGATCGCGGGTACCCGTTGCTATAGCCCGACGATGCCGCGAGCATGGGAAACGTGTCTTCAGCCCGTCCTCGCTTGGGCTCGTGGCAGCAAAG GAGAGTGGTTGCCGGAACACGTCGGTATACCTGTAGCTGAACACGGCGAGAGCTCGTATTACATGCTGGAAGTTCACTATAATAATCCGAGTATGAAGAGAGTGATCGACAGCAGCGGCGTAAGACTCTACTTGACTCCGAAACTTCGTCCTCAGGAAGCGGGTATCCTCGTGGCCGGCGTGGCGGTCAGTCCTCTTCATTTAGTACCTCCGAAGCAAAAGGAATATGCCACCGCTGGATACTGCACTCCGCACTGCACCAACAtg ATGTTCCCTGAGGACGGTATCAATATCATATCGGTTGTCCTGCATTCGCATTTAGCCGGACGTCGTCTTAGCTTGAAGCACATTCGACGAGGTAAAGAATTACCGAGGATAGTCCAGGATAATCACTTTGATTTCGACTACCAGCAGTCTCATACACTGGAGAAGGAAGTGAAGGTGTTACCTGGGGATGAGCTCGTCGCGGAATGCGTTTACGGCACTTTGAACAGAACGAAACCGACTCTAGGCGGCTACGCGGCTACCCAGGAGATGTGCCTGGCGTTCGTCGTGCATTATCCTAGGACACCGCTCGCCGGCTGCTACAGCGTAACACCTGTCAGGGATCTTTTCAAAACTCTCGGTGTCCAAAGCTTTAGAGGGGTGACGATGGACTACTTGGAGAAGCTATTCTTAATGAATGG AACTGATTTGATTCTACCTTCGGCTAATCAGCAACAGCTTTCCGCTTATCCGGCCGCAAGACCGACAGACGAGATCGACAAGACTTTTATTAAGGAAGCTGAGTCCGCGTTAAGAGCGATGAAAGATTACACAGAAGAAAGCGACGAAGATAATGTTTTTTCACGACTAATTATCGAGGAGCCCGAAGAATTTCGag gTCGCACTATGGCTGAACATATGCTGGCTTTGCCATGGACGGAAGAATTGCTCGCAAGATCaatagaaaataatctttatcacGGCAGGCATATGACATTCTGCAGAAAAAGAGACGACCAATTAGCTTTG cCGGCAGATATTCAGATCTTCCCGAATTACACGGCGTTACCGGAAATGAACGACACGACCTGTAACGAATTTAAGAACACATCCGGTTCCTCTGGGATTTCTCATACCTCCGTGATAAACCTGGTCACTATCATCATCGTATCGATCGTTATGTTGTAA